A window of Dermacentor albipictus isolate Rhodes 1998 colony unplaced genomic scaffold, USDA_Dalb.pri_finalv2 scaffold_41, whole genome shotgun sequence contains these coding sequences:
- the LOC139052876 gene encoding uncharacterized protein, whose product MGQSTVHALDGGIGCNGARGYIGIGVEISGPCINVLYAFRVLVSGSMLAKCIPVNPSELTGFGSNCSYPRDKYGNDGMVTTEIMLCVAPLSVGDVLGKCQVGGRVAGSGATEACGERGVCNESEAEVLGVFPKVLSRRRRVAISPYRVGEIEVSTNNEGVGASYVKGLLEEGEKTASNFGRGMAVHVKEKNTFLTSPGGDKFNEKVFDVSVVEIVFDGGDSLVDESAEAARSMYRDERLVTWEGDRIDMGFLNHDDVRLPGEGTKVLTDYWLFAEIASAVPLPDKCISVSVGHDGDWGMPSGAVRGVWRVG is encoded by the coding sequence atgggccaatctactgtccatgcgctcgacgggggcATCGGTTGTAACGGTGCGCGTGGCTAcattggtatcggagtggagatttcgggtccatgcatcaatgtcctctatgcgttccgcgtgctggtcagcggatcgatgcttgcgaaatgcatcccagtcaacccaagtgaactcacggggtttggcagtaactgcagctatccgagggataagtatggcaatgatggaatggtcactactgagatcatgttgtgtgttgctccattgagcgttggtgacgttcttggtaaatgtcaggtcgggggtcgtgtcgcgggaagtggagctaccgaggcgtgtggggaacgtggggtctgtaatgaaagtgaggccgaggtcttgggagtctttccaaaggttttgagccgccgtcgtcgagtagccatatccccataccgtgtgggggagattgaagtctccaccaataacgagggggttggtgccagctacgttaagggccttctggaagagggtgagaaaacggcctcgaactttggcagagggatggctgtacacgttaaggagaaaaatactttccttacatctcctggtggggataagttcaacgagaaggtgttcgatgtttcggtcgtggagattgtgttcgatggcggtgattctcttgtggacgaaagtgcagaggcggcgagaagcatgtatcgggatgaaaggttggtaacctgggagggtgaccgaatcgatatgggtttcctgaatcatgatgacgtccggttgccgggtgagggtacgaaggtgttgacggattactggctgtttgcggagatagcctcggcagttccactgccagataagtgtatctctgttagtgtgggccatgatggggattgggggatgccgtcAGGGGCAGTGCGGGGTGTTTGGAGGGTAGGATGA